A region from the Catellatospora sp. TT07R-123 genome encodes:
- a CDS encoding LamG domain-containing protein, with protein MVDEYATHVANPDGTFTFSASTDPQRVRKARGWVPIDRSLAVVGDRVVPAATLLDVSLSAGGTGDAVVMRDGAASLSLSWPKPLPAPVLDGNVATYPEVIPGVDLRITVEVQSFSQVLVVKTRKAAANPSLARLTWGVRADGVDLRTASTGELRAVDSTGRVVFMAPPATMWDSPAQPNPAQARMLGLPEGETLDEAPASVIGIPAQLSQGRLAVVPDAGMLKAADTTFPVMIDPSFSSGYARWATVEKTAPDTAYQTTNNWPRDYIRAGRAWGETSVWRSLMTFTLTGMAASTLVSNPSFTIRLDHSGACADTPVELWRINYFLNTGVTWNSSKAGWISNYGSRSGSANDSCSAQNSEYLEWSTSAMRSMIQSTLDGGWGTFNVGLKAPNETDENQWKKFGIGTATLEATYNRAPNTPTSATMTDCPAPCASGAYVAVGNPTLKALASDPDGGTLTVSFVVADLAGVTQRSGQVTGYLSGSAAPASWQVSPALPTGVYQWRVQACDAYICGSFTPWFGFTTDLNSPSTPAITPVSPSLYFEDNGSGVSSGGVGVAGSLKLSPANGETDVVAYEWHFESGTVTTVNQLTNYSATISVTPTYDGVRTLWVKAVDVAGRKSADKAYRFLVASPAPDAAVWMMNETTGTTVADSIGSYPATAANVTWAAGKVDNAAQFSGTGAITTAVPVLMTGPDVGQQVGRDFSVSAWVKLTNTSADRVAVAQIGAHQAMFRLGYSTAANGGSGGWCFTVSAADVNSAATQSVCANWTVATGQWVYLTGVFDADAGSTGNMSDNTMTIYVDGGDPFGMSTASAYAAVPWVTPPSGKLTIGRGLVDSTATGYWIGQIDTVRVHQRALTAEDVQSFYLTDAFL; from the coding sequence ATGGTGGACGAATACGCGACCCACGTCGCCAATCCTGACGGCACTTTTACCTTCAGTGCGTCGACGGACCCGCAGCGAGTCCGCAAGGCGCGGGGATGGGTGCCGATCGACCGCAGCCTGGCCGTGGTGGGAGACCGGGTCGTGCCGGCGGCGACGCTGCTCGACGTGTCGCTGTCGGCGGGCGGCACCGGCGATGCGGTGGTCATGCGCGACGGCGCGGCGAGCCTGAGCCTGTCGTGGCCGAAGCCGCTGCCCGCTCCCGTGCTGGACGGCAATGTCGCCACGTATCCGGAGGTCATCCCCGGGGTGGATCTCCGGATCACGGTCGAGGTGCAGTCGTTTTCCCAGGTGCTCGTGGTGAAGACCCGCAAGGCGGCGGCGAATCCGTCCCTCGCGCGTCTGACGTGGGGTGTCCGGGCCGACGGCGTCGACCTTCGCACCGCCTCGACCGGCGAGCTCCGCGCGGTCGACTCCACCGGGCGGGTGGTGTTCATGGCGCCTCCGGCCACGATGTGGGATTCACCGGCACAGCCGAACCCGGCTCAGGCCAGGATGCTCGGCCTGCCGGAAGGCGAGACCCTCGATGAGGCGCCGGCCTCGGTGATCGGCATCCCCGCGCAACTGTCCCAGGGCCGGCTCGCCGTGGTGCCCGACGCCGGCATGCTCAAGGCGGCGGACACGACGTTCCCGGTCATGATCGACCCCAGCTTCTCCTCCGGCTACGCCCGCTGGGCGACGGTGGAGAAGACGGCCCCGGACACCGCGTACCAGACGACCAACAACTGGCCGCGGGACTACATCCGGGCCGGTCGCGCGTGGGGCGAGACGAGTGTGTGGCGGTCGCTGATGACGTTCACCCTCACCGGGATGGCAGCCTCGACGCTGGTGTCCAACCCGTCGTTCACGATCAGGCTCGATCACTCCGGGGCGTGCGCCGACACGCCGGTGGAACTATGGCGCATCAACTACTTCCTGAACACCGGGGTCACCTGGAACAGCTCCAAGGCCGGCTGGATCAGCAACTACGGCAGCAGGTCCGGCAGCGCCAACGACTCCTGCTCGGCACAGAACTCGGAATACCTGGAATGGTCCACCTCGGCGATGAGGTCGATGATCCAGTCGACGCTGGACGGCGGCTGGGGCACGTTCAACGTCGGGCTGAAGGCGCCGAACGAGACTGACGAGAACCAGTGGAAGAAGTTCGGCATCGGCACGGCGACGTTGGAGGCGACCTACAACAGGGCCCCGAACACGCCCACCTCCGCCACGATGACCGACTGCCCGGCGCCGTGTGCCAGCGGCGCGTACGTCGCGGTGGGCAACCCGACGTTGAAGGCGCTGGCGTCCGACCCGGACGGGGGCACGTTGACGGTGTCGTTCGTGGTCGCCGACCTGGCCGGGGTGACGCAGCGCTCGGGCCAGGTGACCGGCTACCTGTCGGGGTCGGCGGCACCTGCGTCCTGGCAGGTCTCGCCAGCGTTGCCGACCGGGGTCTACCAGTGGCGGGTCCAGGCGTGTGACGCATACATATGCGGCTCGTTCACACCGTGGTTCGGGTTCACCACCGATCTGAACTCGCCGTCGACTCCGGCGATCACGCCGGTCAGTCCTTCGCTGTACTTCGAGGACAACGGATCGGGCGTCAGCTCCGGCGGGGTCGGTGTCGCGGGAAGTCTCAAGCTGAGCCCGGCCAACGGTGAGACCGACGTCGTCGCCTACGAATGGCACTTCGAGTCGGGCACGGTGACGACGGTGAACCAGCTGACGAACTACTCGGCCACGATCTCGGTGACGCCGACCTACGACGGGGTCCGCACGCTGTGGGTGAAGGCGGTGGACGTCGCGGGCCGCAAGTCCGCCGACAAGGCGTACCGGTTCCTCGTCGCCTCGCCCGCACCCGACGCCGCGGTCTGGATGATGAACGAGACCACCGGCACCACTGTTGCCGATTCCATCGGCAGCTATCCGGCGACCGCCGCCAACGTGACCTGGGCGGCGGGCAAGGTGGACAACGCCGCGCAGTTCAGCGGGACCGGCGCGATCACCACTGCGGTGCCGGTCCTGATGACCGGTCCCGACGTCGGCCAGCAGGTCGGCCGCGACTTCTCGGTGTCGGCCTGGGTGAAGCTGACCAATACGAGCGCTGACCGGGTGGCCGTGGCACAGATCGGCGCCCACCAGGCGATGTTCCGGCTGGGCTACTCCACGGCGGCCAACGGCGGCAGCGGCGGCTGGTGCTTCACGGTGTCCGCGGCCGACGTCAACAGCGCGGCCACCCAGTCCGTGTGCGCGAACTGGACGGTGGCCACCGGCCAGTGGGTGTACCTGACCGGCGTCTTCGACGCTGACGCCGGCAGCACCGGCAACATGTCCGACAACACCATGACGATCTACGTCGATGGCGGCGACCCCTTCGGAATGTCGACCGCGTCCGCGTACGCGGCGGTGCCCTGGGTCACCCCGCCGTCGGGCAAGTTGACGATCGGCCGTGGCCTGGTCGACTCGACCGCCACCGGCTACTGGATCGGTCAGATCGACACCGTGCGCGTGCACCAGCGCGCGCTGACCGCAGAGGACGTGCAGAGCTTCTACCTGACGGACGCCTTCCTGTGA
- a CDS encoding cellulose binding domain-containing protein, translating to MRRPLLAVAGAVATLLAAAVPALLSSPAAAAAPRLTATITQVSVWDTGYGADVAVSNGGDAAASGWTVEFDLPAGTTVSSSWSSTRTQTGQHYKFTNLSWNGTVNPGASQTFGFNAAGRGTALNCTVNGAPCSGGTASPSPSASPSASPSPRPSASPSASPSASPSPSPSASPSGPIVDVSTAAQLVSALAAATPGQTIRLAAGTYRGAFATQRAGTAAAPITLTGPRTAILINDGPSGTAPSCPAPTAGWDSGYGLWLFGAPYWNLTGFTVAESKKGIVLDDSHHVVIDGVYVHHTEDEGIHFRRSSADGILRNSVVEYTGLVQPGYGEGVYLGSAGSNWDCHGNSGGVDRSDRVQVLNNRIGPNVAAELIDVKEGTFDGVIRGNTFNGQGISGQNSADSWIDVKGIGYLIEGNTGTFAAPGTFVNGYETHNPATTPSFLNGCGNIWRGNTSDLGGVGQYAIKITSTSKCAGNLNVVYASNTVSNAVNGLTNIAVTP from the coding sequence ATGCGCAGACCTCTCCTGGCCGTCGCCGGTGCGGTGGCCACCCTGCTCGCGGCAGCCGTCCCGGCCCTGCTGAGCAGCCCGGCGGCCGCGGCGGCACCCCGGCTGACCGCGACGATCACGCAGGTCAGCGTCTGGGACACCGGGTACGGCGCAGACGTCGCCGTCAGCAACGGCGGCGACGCGGCCGCCAGCGGCTGGACGGTGGAGTTCGACCTGCCCGCCGGGACCACGGTCAGCTCATCGTGGAGCTCGACCCGCACCCAGACCGGCCAGCACTACAAGTTCACCAACCTGAGCTGGAACGGCACCGTCAACCCGGGCGCCTCGCAGACGTTCGGCTTCAACGCCGCCGGCCGGGGCACCGCGCTGAACTGCACCGTCAACGGCGCACCCTGCTCCGGCGGCACCGCCTCGCCCAGTCCGTCGGCCAGTCCGTCGGCCAGTCCGTCGCCCCGGCCGTCGGCCTCGCCGAGCGCGTCGCCGTCGGCGAGCCCGTCACCGAGCCCGTCGGCGAGCCCGTCCGGGCCCATCGTCGATGTGTCCACGGCGGCGCAGCTGGTCAGCGCGCTGGCGGCGGCGACGCCGGGGCAGACGATCCGGCTGGCGGCGGGCACGTACCGGGGGGCGTTCGCCACGCAGCGCGCCGGGACCGCCGCCGCGCCGATCACGCTGACCGGGCCGCGCACCGCGATCCTGATCAACGACGGGCCCAGCGGCACCGCCCCGTCGTGCCCCGCTCCCACCGCGGGCTGGGACTCCGGCTACGGCCTGTGGCTGTTCGGGGCGCCGTACTGGAACCTGACCGGGTTCACCGTGGCGGAGTCGAAGAAGGGCATCGTGCTGGACGACTCACACCACGTCGTCATCGACGGGGTGTACGTCCACCACACCGAGGACGAGGGCATCCACTTCCGGCGCTCCTCGGCCGACGGCATCCTGCGCAACTCGGTCGTCGAATACACCGGCCTGGTCCAGCCCGGCTACGGCGAGGGCGTCTACCTGGGGTCGGCCGGGTCGAACTGGGACTGCCACGGCAACTCCGGCGGCGTCGACCGCTCCGACCGGGTCCAGGTGCTCAACAACCGGATCGGCCCGAACGTCGCCGCCGAGCTGATCGACGTCAAGGAGGGCACCTTCGACGGCGTCATCCGGGGCAACACGTTCAACGGCCAGGGCATCTCCGGGCAGAACTCGGCCGACTCGTGGATCGACGTCAAGGGCATCGGCTACCTGATCGAGGGCAACACCGGCACGTTCGCCGCGCCGGGGACGTTCGTCAACGGGTACGAGACGCACAATCCGGCCACCACGCCGTCGTTCCTCAACGGCTGCGGCAACATCTGGCGCGGCAACACGTCCGACCTGGGCGGGGTCGGCCAGTACGCCATCAAGATCACGTCGACGTCGAAGTGCGCGGGCAACCTCAACGTCGTCTACGCCTCCAACACCGTCAGCAACGCCGTCAACGGCCTGACCAACATCGCCGTCACTCCGTGA
- the recQ gene encoding DNA helicase RecQ — MSDAAEVLSRVFGYDSFRGAQADIIDHVIGGGDALVLMPTGGGKSLCYQIPALVRPGVGVVVSPLIALMQDQVDALRALGVRAGFLNSTLDFDERRMVEAEFLAGEIDLLYLAPEGLASGSALNLLERGKISLFAIDEAHCVSQWGHDFRPDYLALSVLHERFPDVPRIALTATATTSTRVEIASRLDLGAARLFISSFDRPNIQYRIVPKNNPAKQLLELLREEHAGDAGIVYCLSRASVDKTAQFLVDNGIPALPYHAGLDTRTRAQNQSRFLREDGLVMVATIAFGMGIDKPDVRFVAHLDLPKSVEGYYQETGRAGRDGQPSTAWLAYGLQDVVQQRKMIDSSEGDLAYRRGLAAHLDAMLALCETVQCRRSQLLAYFGEPGAADCGNCDTCLNPPQTWDGTVAAQKLLSTVLRLQRERNQRFGAGQSIDILLGRETDKVRQHRHQELSVFGIGTDLSESEWRAVVRQLLAQGLLAVEGEYSTLGLTDAAAEVLGRRRDVQMRREPERPARSGGGSSSGRKAAAAVAELPAQAAPLFEKLRAWRAATAKEQGVPAYVVFHDATLRQIATEVPSSLAELGRISGVGENKLAKYGEQVLAALTE; from the coding sequence GTGAGTGATGCGGCAGAGGTGCTGAGCAGGGTCTTCGGTTACGACAGCTTCCGTGGCGCCCAGGCCGACATCATCGATCATGTCATCGGTGGCGGCGACGCGCTCGTGCTCATGCCCACCGGCGGCGGCAAGTCGCTGTGCTACCAGATCCCGGCCCTGGTCCGCCCCGGCGTCGGCGTGGTCGTCTCGCCGCTGATCGCGCTCATGCAGGACCAGGTCGACGCCCTGCGGGCGCTCGGCGTGCGGGCCGGTTTCCTGAACTCGACGCTGGACTTCGACGAGCGCCGGATGGTCGAGGCCGAGTTCCTGGCCGGGGAGATCGACCTGCTCTACCTCGCCCCCGAGGGCCTGGCCTCCGGGTCGGCGCTCAACCTGCTGGAGCGCGGCAAGATCTCGCTGTTCGCGATCGACGAGGCGCACTGCGTGTCGCAGTGGGGCCACGACTTCCGGCCCGACTACCTGGCCCTGTCGGTGCTGCACGAGCGGTTCCCGGACGTCCCGCGCATCGCGCTGACCGCCACCGCGACCACCTCGACCCGGGTCGAGATCGCGTCCCGGCTCGACCTGGGCGCCGCGCGGCTGTTCATCTCCAGCTTCGACCGCCCGAACATCCAGTACCGGATCGTGCCGAAGAACAACCCGGCCAAGCAGCTGCTGGAGCTGCTGCGTGAGGAGCACGCCGGTGACGCGGGCATCGTCTACTGCCTGTCGCGGGCGTCGGTGGACAAGACGGCGCAGTTCCTGGTCGACAACGGCATCCCGGCGCTGCCGTACCACGCGGGGCTGGACACGCGCACGCGCGCGCAGAACCAGTCGCGGTTCCTGCGCGAGGACGGCCTGGTCATGGTCGCCACGATCGCGTTCGGCATGGGCATCGACAAGCCCGACGTGCGGTTCGTCGCCCACCTGGACCTGCCGAAGTCGGTCGAGGGCTACTACCAGGAGACCGGCCGGGCCGGGCGCGACGGGCAGCCGTCCACGGCCTGGCTGGCGTACGGGCTGCAGGACGTGGTCCAGCAGCGCAAGATGATCGACAGCTCGGAGGGCGACCTCGCCTACCGGCGCGGCCTGGCCGCGCACCTGGACGCGATGCTGGCCCTGTGCGAGACGGTGCAGTGCCGCCGCAGCCAGCTGCTGGCGTATTTCGGCGAGCCCGGCGCCGCCGACTGCGGCAACTGCGACACCTGCCTGAACCCGCCGCAGACCTGGGACGGCACCGTCGCGGCGCAGAAGCTGCTGTCGACGGTGCTGCGGCTTCAGCGCGAGCGCAACCAGCGCTTCGGCGCCGGGCAGTCGATCGACATCCTGCTCGGCCGCGAGACCGACAAGGTGCGCCAGCACCGGCACCAGGAGCTGTCGGTGTTCGGCATCGGCACCGACCTGAGCGAGTCGGAGTGGCGCGCGGTGGTGCGCCAGCTGCTGGCGCAGGGGCTGCTGGCGGTCGAGGGGGAGTACAGCACGCTCGGCCTGACCGACGCCGCCGCCGAGGTGCTGGGGCGCCGCCGCGACGTGCAGATGCGCCGGGAGCCGGAGCGGCCCGCGCGATCGGGCGGCGGGTCGTCGTCGGGGCGCAAGGCCGCCGCGGCCGTGGCCGAGCTGCCCGCGCAGGCGGCGCCGCTGTTCGAGAAGCTGCGTGCCTGGCGGGCAGCCACGGCCAAGGAGCAGGGCGTGCCCGCGTACGTGGTGTTCCACGACGCGACCCTGCGCCAGATCGCGACCGAGGTGCCGTCCAGCCTTGCCGAGCTGGGCCGCATCAGCGGGGTCGGCGAGAACAAGCTCGCCAAGTACGGCGAGCAGGTCCTCGCCGCGCTCACGGAGTGA
- a CDS encoding class I SAM-dependent methyltransferase encodes MTHLSPLGYLLGLQGAALLRGMREGTADREFVRARIDEIRALLDEPALRAGGVDAVPGAISSAEVYRDWAPNYDQPNTMIELEQPVVRQILDGLPVGTALDAACGTGRHGAYLAGLGHRIIGVDESPEMLALARARLPEAELHRAGLDRLPLADACVDTVVCGLALAHLPDLGAVLAEFARVLRPGGHLVISDAHLLLSYLRPTLPRDPGPDGRPSILTEYHRPLSAYLGAALPLGFQVRRCEELVRSTVLPEPPEALPTHMSWDLQFWCPEASLAAIGGLPSVVVWHFQLDPVTPGGSVQVRG; translated from the coding sequence GTGACCCATCTGAGCCCGCTGGGATACCTGCTCGGACTTCAGGGTGCGGCCCTGCTGCGCGGCATGCGCGAGGGCACCGCCGACCGCGAGTTCGTCCGGGCGCGCATCGACGAGATCCGCGCCCTGCTCGACGAGCCCGCGCTGCGGGCGGGCGGAGTCGACGCCGTGCCCGGCGCGATCAGCTCCGCCGAGGTCTACCGCGACTGGGCGCCGAACTACGACCAGCCGAACACCATGATCGAGCTGGAGCAGCCCGTGGTGCGGCAGATCCTCGACGGGCTGCCGGTCGGCACCGCGCTCGACGCCGCCTGCGGCACCGGCCGGCACGGGGCATACCTGGCCGGGCTCGGCCACCGGATCATCGGCGTCGACGAGTCGCCCGAGATGCTGGCGCTGGCCCGCGCGCGGCTGCCCGAGGCCGAGCTGCACCGGGCCGGGCTGGACCGGCTGCCGCTGGCCGACGCCTGCGTCGACACGGTGGTGTGCGGGCTAGCACTGGCCCACCTGCCCGACCTCGGTGCGGTGCTGGCGGAGTTCGCACGGGTGCTGCGCCCCGGCGGGCACCTGGTGATCTCGGACGCGCACCTGCTGCTGTCGTACCTGCGCCCGACCCTGCCGCGCGATCCGGGCCCGGACGGGCGCCCGAGCATCCTCACCGAATACCACCGGCCGCTGAGCGCGTACCTGGGGGCGGCGCTGCCGCTGGGGTTCCAGGTGCGCCGGTGCGAGGAGCTGGTCCGGTCGACGGTGCTGCCCGAGCCGCCGGAGGCGCTGCCCACCCACATGAGCTGGGACCTCCAGTTCTGGTGCCCGGAGGCCTCGCTGGCCGCGATCGGCGGCCTCCCGTCGGTGGTCGTCTGGCACTTCCAGCTCGACCCGGTCACGCCGGGTGGGTCGGTGCAGGTCCGAGGCTGA